The Henckelia pumila isolate YLH828 chromosome 2, ASM3356847v2, whole genome shotgun sequence genome includes a window with the following:
- the LOC140882804 gene encoding pentatricopeptide repeat-containing protein At1g80150, mitochondrial produces the protein MLSLRLVRRFSSVPHYTFTSPSAFSLYKTSSVRSCGRKPVEVDEPALVRLKNERDPEKLFNLFKANACNRVVVENRFAFEDTVCRLAGAGRFDYIENILEHQKTLPQGRREGFILRIIMLYGGAGMTKHALDTFYDMHLYGCKRTVKSFNAALRVLAQSRDLVAVESFLSDVPFRFGIKLDVCSVNIVVKAFCEMGILEKAYLVLVEMGNVGITADVITYTTLIAAFYEANRPEIANGLWNLMLRKGCFPNVATFNVRVQFLVNKGRAWDANKLLAFMRRHKIFPDEVTYNLVIKGFFNAGYLEMAMRVYSAFHNDGHKPNQKIYQTMIHYLCKAGEFNVAYTMCKDSMQRNWYPSVHTINNLLEGLRKDGGFDKLEKAKYILSMALKKVPSYPAAQVKTMKSVLSRD, from the coding sequence ATGCTCTCTCTGCGATTGGTTCGCAGATTCAGCAGTGTACCACATTACACATTCACCTCCCCCAGTGCATTTTCACTTTACAAGACTAGTTCTGTTCGGAGTTGTGGACGAAAACCTGTGGAAGTAGACGAGCCGGCACTTGTTAGGTTAAAAAACGAAAGGGACCCCGAAaagttatttaatttgtttaaggCTAACGCCTGTAATCGTGTTGTTGTTGAGAACAGATTCGCATTTGAGGACACAGTTTGTAGGTTAGCTGGGGCGGGCAGGTTTGATTACATTGAGAATATTCTTGAGCATCAGAAGACTCTGCCACAGGGCCGACGAGAAGGGTTCATTCTTAGGATAATAATGTTGTATGGGGGGGCTGGAATGACTAAACATGCTCTCGATACATTTTATGATATGCATTTATATGGTTGTAAGAGGACTGTGAAATCGTTTAATGCTGCTCTGAGGGTGTTGGCTCAGTCACGTGATTTGGTGGCAGTTGAATCGTTCCTTAGTGATGTTCCGTTTAGATTTGGGATAAAGCTAGATGTTTGCTCTGTTAATATTGTTGTTAAAGCATTCTGTGAAATGGGTATACTGGAGAAGGCTTATTTAGTCCTGGTGGAGATGGGAAATGTAGGGATTACTGCTGACGTGATCACATATACAACACTCATAGCAGCCTTTTATGAAGCTAACCGTCCTGAAATTGCAAATGGATTATGGAATCTTATGTTACGCAAAGGATGTTTTCCTAATGTAGCAACCTTCAATGTCCGGGTTCAGTTCTTGGTGAACAAGGGGCGTGCCTGGGATGCCAACAAGCTTTTGGCATTCATGCGACGCCATAAGATATTTCCTGATGAAGTTACGTATAATTTGGTTATTAAAGGCTTTTTCAATGCAGGATACCTTGAAATGGCGATGAGAGTTTATTCTGCTTTCCACAATGATGGCCACAAGccaaatcaaaaaatttatcaaacCATGATCCACTATCTTTGTAAAGCGGGAGAATTTAATGTGGCATACACCATGTGTAAAGACAGTATGCAAAGGAACTGGTATCCTAGTGTGCATACCATAAACAATCTGCTTGAAGGCCTTCGTAAGGATGGAGGATTTGACAAACTTGAAAAGGctaaatatattttaagtatgGCTCTGAAAAAGGTGCCTTCTTATCCTGCTGCTCAGGTTAAAACCATGAAATCTGTATTATCGAgagattaa